GGTCCCGGGCGGTCAGCTTCACGACTTCCTCCGGACGAGCAGGAACAGCAGGTACGGGCCGCCGATCGCGGCGGTGACGACCCCGGCGGGCAACTGGGTCGGCGCGAACAGCAACCGGCCGACCAGATCCGCGAGTACGACCAGCAGCGCACCGGTCAGCCCGGCGGCGACCAGCGGTGGGCGTTCGGCGCACACCAACCGGCGGGCCACCTGAGGCGCGACCAGCGCGACGAAGTCGACGGCGCCGACCTGCGCGGTGACCATCGCGGCCAGCAGCACCCCGGCGGCGGCCAGGCCGACCCGGCGGGCGACCGGGCGTACGCCCAGCCCGCGCGCGGTGTCGTCGTCGAGCGCGCTGGTGCGCAGCGCCCAGCCGGCCCAGAACAGCACCGGCAGCAGCGCGACCAGGGTGCCGGTCAACCACAGCGTCTCGGTCCAGCCCCGCCCGGCCAGCGTGCCGACCAGCCAGATGTGTGCCCGCTGCCCGTCGATCGGTTCGGCGGAGAGCATCACGATCTCGGTCAGCGCGCGCAGGGCGATCGCGACCGCGACGCCGGCGAGCACGAACCGTTGCGCGGCCAGGCCGTGCCGGGCACCGAGGGCCAGCACCGCGGCGGCCGCGAGCAGCCCGCCGGCCAGCGCCGCCGGTGCGATCACCGCCGCGGCCGCGCCGGTGGTCAGCGCCACGGTCGCGGCCAGCCCGGCGCCCTGGGTGATGCCGATGACGTCGGGGCTGGCCAGCGAGTTGCGGGCGACGCTCTGGATCAGCGCGCCGGCCACGCCGAACAGCACCCCGACCGCGACGCCGAGCACGGCCCGGGGCAGCCGCAGCCGTTGCACGACCACGTCGTAGGGCGTGCCCGCGCCGGACAGCGACCGCAGCACGTCGCCGGGCGCCACATAGGGCCTGCCCAGCGAGACCGCGAGCACCAGCGCCGCGGCCAGCAGCACCAGGAGCACGAGGGAGACGAGCACCGCGCGGCGGCGCACCACCAGGGCCAGCCCGCCGACCCGCAGCAGGGTCACGCCGCCACCACCCGGGCGCGGTTGACCAGCACGGCCAGCAGCGGCGCGCCGATCAGCGCGGTGACGATCCCGGCCGACACCTCGCCGGGCAGCACCACCACCCGCCCGATCACGTCGGCGGCCAGCAGCAGGCTCGGTCCGAGCAGCACCGAGACGGCGAGCACCCAGCGCTGGTCGGAGCCGACCAGGTAGCGGGCCAGGTGCGGCACGGCGAGCCCGACGAACGCGATCGGCCCGGCCGCCGCCACGCCGGCGCCGGTCAGCAGCACCGCGGCGACGCCGCCACCGATCCGGGTCAGCCCGACCCGGGTGCCGAGGCCCTTCGCGACGTCGTCGCCCAGCGCGAGCGAGTCGAGACCGCGGGCCACCACGGCGGCCAGCACAAGGCCGGCCAGCAGGAACGGCAGCACCTGGAGGGCGACCGCCGAGTCCCGGCCGGTGAGGCCGCCGACGACCCAGAAGCGGTATTCCTCGAACGTCCGCGCGTCGGCGCTGAGCAGGCCGGCGGTGACCGCGCCGAGGCTCGCGTCCAGCGCGGCGCCGACCAGGGCCAGGGTGACGGGCGAGGCCCCTTCGCGGGTGCGCGCGGCCACGCCGAACACCAGCAGCCCGGCACCGAGCGCACCGGCGATGCCGAACCACACGTAGCCGGTCAGCGAGCCGATGCCGAACACCGTGATGGCCACGACCACTCCGAGCGAGGCGCCGGCGCTGATGCCCAGGATCCGCGGCTCGGCCAGCGGGTTGCGGGTCAGCGCCTGGAGCAGCACACCGGCGGCGGCCAGGGCGGCACCGACGACCAGGCCGAGCAGCGTGCGCGGGACCCGCAGGTC
This genomic interval from Asanoa ferruginea contains the following:
- a CDS encoding FecCD family ABC transporter permease, whose translation is MTLLRVGGLALVVRRRAVLVSLVLLVLLAAALVLAVSLGRPYVAPGDVLRSLSGAGTPYDVVVQRLRLPRAVLGVAVGVLFGVAGALIQSVARNSLASPDVIGITQGAGLAATVALTTGAAAAVIAPAALAGGLLAAAAVLALGARHGLAAQRFVLAGVAVAIALRALTEIVMLSAEPIDGQRAHIWLVGTLAGRGWTETLWLTGTLVALLPVLFWAGWALRTSALDDDTARGLGVRPVARRVGLAAAGVLLAAMVTAQVGAVDFVALVAPQVARRLVCAERPPLVAAGLTGALLVVLADLVGRLLFAPTQLPAGVVTAAIGGPYLLFLLVRRKS
- a CDS encoding FecCD family ABC transporter permease; translated protein: MRRRLVLLAGAVLLLLVVLTSLAVGSNPLSLARVWHALVAPDGGEAATVVWDLRVPRTLLGLVVGAALAAAGVLLQALTRNPLAEPRILGISAGASLGVVVAITVFGIGSLTGYVWFGIAGALGAGLLVFGVAARTREGASPVTLALVGAALDASLGAVTAGLLSADARTFEEYRFWVVGGLTGRDSAVALQVLPFLLAGLVLAAVVARGLDSLALGDDVAKGLGTRVGLTRIGGGVAAVLLTGAGVAAAGPIAFVGLAVPHLARYLVGSDQRWVLAVSVLLGPSLLLAADVIGRVVVLPGEVSAGIVTALIGAPLLAVLVNRARVVAA